From the Coffea eugenioides isolate CCC68of chromosome 1, Ceug_1.0, whole genome shotgun sequence genome, the window ACCGGGTCAAGTTCACAGTGCAGCTGGTTTTTATTGCAGAAAAGGTTTTGCATCCAACACCCAAGGAAATCCATCAATGCCCTTCCACTTTCTTCTGCCACCATTCCAAGAATTTGGTCTGGGCAGCCACGGTATTCAACCGATAGAGCTGCAGATGGTGGTTTGCGATTTCCTGTCCAAATGTCCAGCCAAAGACAGCCCCAGCAGCAAAAGATAGCCCAGCACCTAGCAAACATATCCAGTAGAGAAAGTGACAAAGTTCCTCTTCAACTAAAACAGTATTTGAACTTTATTATGTTCAAACTCCCACAAAGACTCTTACTAAAGCTATGAAAACCCAAAATAATGGCCTACACTTCGTACTGTATGCAGCCATCTACAAGAAACAGCGACTGGTTTTGTACTGAATGAAAGCAAATTAAGCTCATTTTCTAGTTTGTGCATGTACCTTTGCGAGGAAGACGAGTTCCAGGCAAGGATCATTACACAAGatagaaaacaagaaaaagtggAAACAAAAAAAACGTATAAGATTGTTTCTCCTTGCAATTTCTTCAGGAAGTAAGCCAACAATAAACAGAAGAAACCAACATGACAATGTGGATGACTCTCTCTTGACAGAAAGAAGTTACAGAGAACTGCCTTCAAAAGTAATTGCACCAGAAAGCCAAAAATACAGAACCTAAAGCTCATGAAAACTTTATTATGTTTCTTCACTGCAAATCATTTTACAGCCACAGTTTAAAGCTGGTTTCAGCCAGAAACACATGTCATCTACATGAGAATGCAGAATTGTTCCATATCCAACAGCCTCTTCTTTCTTATCTTAAAAAAAGGTCACCACTATCGAGTTCCTAAGGTTTGACCATCCGAAAGGTTTTATTCCGAAAAGAACAGTGAAGGTAGGTTTAAATTATAACACAAAACACAACGCATGCTGCTAATACTGACAGAAGTTAGTCTGAGAATCTCAAGGTCAATGTAAATTGGTTAGCACATGATCTTAAACCTCTGCAATTGTTTACAGAATACAATTTGTCCTTGATGAcattaattgagcaaaatatcctcaTTTGATAGTCTTGATTGAAAAACCAACCCAAGAAGACTACACTACTGCATCATGCTCACTAACTTTAAGCCATGTACTTGATATAGAGTCATGCAGCAATACATAAAGCAATCATATTCAGCTAAAAGTTTGTGAAAGACAAAATAAGAAATTTGAGGTTCAGTTACATTTCCCTCCTGCAGATTAAAGAGTTCAGTTTGCAGAAACTTTTGGAATATTCTGCCTGCATTCTATCATATTCTAACATGCAGAAAGATTGAACAAATAGAGCATGCCATTCATGCAAATGAAACTATTTCTATCTGTTTAACAGAACCATCTCCATGGTACTATACAAACTCGAGTTTACAGACATTATTATCCATATCATCATAGTTCATTGGCAACTAAAGAGTGTTAAAGACAAAGGAAATCAAATAAGAAATTACCATGGAGACTTCTCGAGTATTTCCACGCCCAGCCTGCTGTTGTAACTGCCCCTACAACACTGCCTACAGCACCATATTTAACAGCTTCACGAGCAGTTTTAAGCTGAAAGATAACAAGACAAAAGGCAAACAAGTCTAGAAATCAATATATGAACAACAGCAATAATTACTAGGAAGAAGTTTAAAATAACAAGTATGACTTGAGAAACAACTCTTAAAGCATTCAAAACTATTTTAGGAGCAAGACCTAAAATCTTAATACTTCAAAATCGTGTACCAAGTTTGCTGAACAGCACTAAATAAAATAAGCCCAGAATACAAGAAATGCAGGCATTCTCGCAAACTTACTCATCAAAGCACGGAACCAAAACAAGAGGAACAAATGTACTTCGATGCTTTTCTCGTCCTCATAAAAATACGGCATACTGGTAGATGACATCTGGGTGGTTTTTCAAACTTTTTGTTTACAACTGATACATgtaacacccccccccccccttccaaCCCccatctctccctctctcccctGGAAGTTCTCTTGACTAAGAGGATTAATTCATTAGTTGAATTGATCCACACAACACTTGCACACAGGcatatgagagagagagagagagagagggagggagggagagggagagtgGACCAGATTAAAGAGAGTAACAAGTCAATCAGCAACTTAGTTGCCTGCAGCCAGTAAGGTTTAACATGCACTACTCAAAATCTTTACAGGGATTTCTATCACTTCAGCAACTTCTATACTTAATACCGCATCACAACTTCTTGAAAAATTTATGGAACCTGCCAAGCTGGCTTAGAGGTATTTATGACCCCCATATTGTGGTTAGATTCATCAGCATGACAAAAAAATACAGACAATATGTCTAAGCCTTTGGACTAAGCTGAAAGAGGGTGGTCCTATGTACTCCTGCTTTTCTTAGTTTTTCCAATAATTATTGCAACAGTTTCATGCGTACCTCTAGATTGAGAAAACGGAAACTGATGTAGGACATCAACACATTCTGCTGAGCTTAATGCCAATGCTAGTAATTAATGAGTCATAAAGTAAAGTGGGTTCCAGTCTTACTTTGAATACTAATTGACAGCATGAATGCCAGCTGGATGGAAGGGGGAATTAGGAAAAGAATTATTGATGATAAAGATTCTGGTCGAGAAGAGAAAATTGATCTTGAGATATGCTTTCACAGAGGATAAGTACTTCAGATTCAAAACACACGAAAAAGATAGAAACAAGATACTATAAAAAGTATAAAAATGAAGCAAAGTCACtcaaagcatccaactgtgcTACAAAATTAACCATGTAAGATTATACAAAAAATGATCTGAAGCAACATATATTGCTTAAATGCTCAATTGCACGTTATACCAagcttttggactgcaattcaGCTTCCAATACACATAGATGACCCAATTGTCATTGATACCTAAAAACTACCATCATACTTGTATCaataagagaaaaaacaaaCCAAGCTAATTGAGAAATGCAAAACTTGTTTGTGCTGAAATTTTGGCTTACTACTTGAACTGATTCTGAAAGGGACAAGATTAATCAAAGATGAAGGAACCAAGACCCAATCACACACTTTGCGGGTATATATCATGTTAATCCGCCAAAGATAGAACTATTGAACCAGATACATACATTACAAGCTCCTGAGCCTATTAAATAAGCAAACTCCTAATCCAGTATTAACTAGATTAATGAGTGGCATTGGTATAGAACTTATCCTATCCCACTAACTTCAATTAGATGATAAAATTAATAAGTAGTTAATGGGATAACTCTTGAATCAGTTAAACACATTTTGAGCTCCCCAGCCCAACAATCAAGGAAAGCCCTCATCCCACATTAGCCGTGAGCATATAACTTCGCCGCTGTGAATAATATAACAGCAAAAACAGTGTAACTAATTATCTGCTATCGCACTATCAAATGCAAAATATCATTTCTACTCGGCAGAAAATGGACTGTACGAATGAACAAGACTGACCATTTGATCATCCTTTTCCTAACCCAACCAGATTGAATATTCTCCATTTCCGTATCTGCGAACTCAAAGTAGGATATCTTCATATTCCTCAAAGCAATTTC encodes:
- the LOC113763850 gene encoding succinate dehydrogenase subunit 6, mitochondrial; this translates as MAEAEAAESQKGFFKKHWEGYKEFWCERFSFLNNYSRFIKREKPLPSWTDSDVEEFIASDPIHGPVLKTAREAVKYGAVGSVVGAVTTAGWAWKYSRSLHGAGLSFAAGAVFGWTFGQEIANHHLQLYRLNTVAAQTKFLEWWQKKVEGH